One region of Mesobacillus boroniphilus genomic DNA includes:
- a CDS encoding acyltransferase family protein, translating into MKQRDYYFDNAKFILIFFVVFGHLLRSFIEDNEMIYNVYKVIYTFHMPAFILVSGFFARGFNKKGYVMKIAKKLILPYFIFQLIYSIFYYFLYSKSTFTMDPLNPHWSLWFLISLFCWNVMLIAFTKLNAPAGLLIAFGLGLGVGYVDWISNYLSLSRTFVFFPLFLLGYHLTKDHIKTLTSPAFKVGALLSFAIVFLGFYFNPDIDYKWLLGSKPYSLMEAASLSSMFTRLGFYLLSLLMVFSFLTIVPKKQYFFTDLGKNTLYVYLLHGFFVRTFRESEVQNFFHSPERILLLAVIALLLTFLLSSKYAAAIAQPLIEFKTSRINRLKTRFTAILRFYRRKLLSS; encoded by the coding sequence ATGAAACAACGAGATTACTACTTTGACAATGCCAAGTTCATCTTGATTTTTTTCGTCGTATTTGGCCATCTTTTGCGCTCGTTCATTGAAGACAATGAAATGATTTATAATGTTTATAAAGTCATTTATACATTCCATATGCCTGCCTTCATCCTGGTTTCTGGATTTTTTGCGAGAGGCTTCAATAAAAAAGGCTATGTAATGAAAATTGCCAAAAAGTTAATTCTGCCATACTTTATTTTTCAGTTGATCTATTCTATTTTCTATTATTTCCTTTACAGCAAGTCCACTTTTACTATGGATCCACTGAACCCGCATTGGTCTCTATGGTTTTTGATCAGTTTATTCTGCTGGAACGTTATGCTGATTGCTTTTACAAAACTTAACGCACCGGCTGGACTGCTGATTGCTTTTGGATTGGGATTAGGTGTCGGGTATGTAGACTGGATATCCAACTATCTGAGCCTTTCAAGGACATTTGTCTTCTTTCCGTTGTTCCTGCTCGGGTACCATTTGACGAAGGACCATATAAAAACATTGACAAGTCCAGCCTTCAAGGTTGGAGCACTGTTAAGCTTCGCAATAGTATTTTTAGGATTCTATTTTAATCCAGATATAGACTATAAATGGCTTCTTGGTTCTAAACCTTACTCATTGATGGAAGCAGCTTCATTATCAAGCATGTTCACTCGTTTGGGCTTTTACTTATTAAGCTTGCTGATGGTGTTCAGCTTCTTGACAATTGTTCCTAAGAAGCAATATTTCTTTACAGACCTTGGAAAAAATACACTTTACGTATATCTGCTGCACGGCTTTTTTGTACGAACCTTCCGCGAAAGCGAAGTTCAGAACTTCTTCCATAGTCCTGAACGAATCCTTTTGCTTGCAGTCATCGCACTGCTGCTCACTTTCCTGTTGTCCAGCAAGTACGCAGCAGCAATAGCACAACCGTTAATCGAGTTTAAAACCTCACGGATCAACCGCCTTAAAACCCGCTTCACAGCCATCCTGAGGTTTTATAGAAGAAAGCTGTTGAGTAGTTAG
- a CDS encoding 2-oxoacid:acceptor oxidoreductase family protein, giving the protein MSILPKKNELGFYEIRLESIGGLGANLAGKMLAEAGVLGLGLNGSNFSSYGSEKKGSPVKSFVRFCEPDTEIRVHSPIEEPHVVGVFHEALYKMVDVVSGLRPDGILLVNSTRDFDDIKKNLHLEHGTLAIVDALSIAVEEKTKVNTAMLGALYRIIDFLDPEAMKNVIRKTFEKKYPHLVEPNIRTFERGYNDVQFKTYAPEEGAQGKEFKRPMPLLGYETQEIGGVITAQANSILKDLSGSRQGFLPQFNQQDCINCAACDTACPDYCFVWEEGEDKRGRKQMFLKGIDYQYCKGCLKCVEACPTSALSELREMIGYAEENQVKHNYPYVTGGVS; this is encoded by the coding sequence ATGTCTATCTTACCGAAAAAGAATGAATTAGGATTTTATGAGATACGACTTGAATCGATTGGAGGGCTTGGCGCAAACCTTGCAGGGAAGATGCTTGCGGAAGCAGGTGTTCTTGGCCTCGGGTTGAATGGTTCCAACTTTTCTTCTTATGGATCGGAGAAAAAAGGATCGCCGGTGAAAAGCTTTGTCCGTTTCTGTGAACCTGATACTGAAATCAGGGTCCACAGTCCAATAGAAGAACCGCATGTTGTCGGCGTATTTCATGAGGCACTTTATAAAATGGTCGATGTAGTAAGTGGTTTGCGTCCAGATGGAATCCTACTGGTGAATTCGACGAGAGATTTTGATGACATCAAAAAAAATCTTCATCTGGAGCATGGGACACTGGCAATTGTTGATGCGCTATCCATCGCTGTTGAGGAAAAAACGAAAGTAAATACTGCGATGCTTGGTGCATTATACCGTATTATTGATTTCCTCGATCCCGAAGCGATGAAAAATGTTATCCGCAAAACTTTTGAAAAGAAATATCCTCATTTAGTTGAGCCGAATATCAGAACGTTCGAGAGAGGCTACAATGACGTTCAATTTAAAACATACGCACCAGAAGAAGGGGCTCAGGGCAAGGAATTCAAGCGTCCAATGCCGCTTCTAGGATATGAAACACAGGAAATCGGCGGAGTGATTACTGCCCAGGCAAATAGCATCCTCAAGGATTTAAGCGGTTCGAGACAGGGATTCCTGCCTCAATTCAATCAGCAGGACTGCATCAACTGCGCCGCATGTGATACTGCATGTCCTGATTATTGCTTTGTATGGGAAGAAGGAGAGGACAAACGCGGCAGAAAGCAAATGTTCCTAAAGGGAATCGATTATCAATATTGCAAAGGCTGCCTGAAGTGTGTAGAGGCATGTCCAACTTCTGCGTTGAGCGAGCTGAGGGAAATGATCGGCTATGCTGAGGAGAATCAAGTAAAACATAACTATCCTTATGTGACTGGAGGGGTTTCTTAA